One genomic region from Clostridium saccharobutylicum DSM 13864 encodes:
- the dusB gene encoding tRNA dihydrouridine synthase DusB yields the protein MKIGNLTFDNNVFLAPMAGVTDISFRGLCKEMGCGLVYTEMVSAKALYYGSENTQALLRIADEEKPVAAQIFGRDPEIMASICEEHLNHRDDICIIDINMGCPAPKIVKNGEGSALMNEPELAYEIVKAIKKISTKPVTVKFRKGFDEDNINAVEFAKGMEQAGVDAVAIHGRTRKQMYQGKADWDIIKKIKDSVSIPVIGNGDVFTPEDALRMKELTNCDAIMVARGSQGNPWLFKQIANVLNGETIEEVSNKEKVEMCLRHYQLAIKYDGEYKAIREMRKHASWYIKGLPRCTDIRNSINVLDDSDKVIEILTKYKDEL from the coding sequence ATGAAAATAGGAAATTTAACCTTTGATAATAATGTATTTTTAGCACCTATGGCTGGCGTTACTGATATATCATTTAGAGGATTGTGCAAGGAAATGGGATGTGGTTTGGTTTATACTGAAATGGTAAGTGCTAAGGCGCTATATTATGGCAGTGAGAACACACAAGCGTTACTTAGAATTGCAGATGAAGAAAAACCTGTAGCGGCTCAAATTTTTGGTAGAGATCCAGAAATAATGGCGAGTATATGTGAGGAACACTTAAATCATAGAGATGATATTTGCATTATTGATATTAATATGGGATGTCCAGCTCCAAAGATAGTTAAAAATGGAGAGGGATCTGCATTGATGAATGAACCAGAGCTTGCATATGAAATTGTGAAAGCTATAAAGAAGATTTCAACAAAGCCTGTTACTGTTAAATTTAGAAAAGGATTTGATGAAGATAATATTAATGCAGTAGAATTTGCCAAGGGTATGGAGCAAGCGGGAGTTGATGCCGTAGCAATTCATGGAAGAACAAGAAAGCAAATGTATCAAGGTAAAGCAGACTGGGATATAATAAAGAAAATAAAAGATAGTGTTTCAATTCCGGTGATAGGAAATGGAGATGTATTCACTCCAGAAGACGCGCTTAGAATGAAGGAACTTACTAATTGCGATGCAATAATGGTTGCTAGGGGAAGTCAAGGAAATCCTTGGCTGTTTAAGCAAATAGCGAATGTATTGAATGGTGAAACTATTGAAGAAGTTTCTAATAAAGAAAAAGTTGAAATGTGCCTCAGACATTATCAGTTAGCTATAAAATATGATGGAGAATATAAAGCTATAAGAGAGATGAGGAAGCATGCATCATGGTACATAAAGGGACTTCCAAGATGTACTGATATTAGAAATTCAATAAATGTATTAGATGATAGTGATAAGGTAATTGAAATTTTAACAAAATATAAGGACGAACTATAA
- the greA gene encoding transcription elongation factor GreA: protein MSEAKQYVMTYEGVKKLEGELDYLKTVKRKEITEKIKVALGYGDLSENSEYDEAKNDQAFTEGRIVQLENMLKNAVVVDESEIPKDIVSVGSKVKVKDYEFDEEVEYSIVGSAEADPMNFKISNESPVGKALVGKKVGEIVEVVVPDGMNKFEILGISRS, encoded by the coding sequence ATGAGCGAAGCAAAACAATATGTTATGACTTATGAAGGTGTTAAAAAATTAGAAGGTGAATTAGATTATTTAAAAACAGTAAAGAGAAAAGAAATAACTGAAAAGATAAAAGTAGCATTAGGCTATGGAGATTTAAGTGAAAACTCTGAGTATGATGAAGCTAAGAACGATCAAGCATTTACAGAAGGAAGAATAGTTCAATTAGAAAATATGTTAAAAAATGCTGTTGTTGTTGATGAATCAGAAATCCCAAAGGATATTGTTTCAGTTGGTTCAAAAGTAAAAGTTAAAGATTATGAATTTGATGAAGAAGTAGAGTATTCAATTGTGGGATCAGCAGAAGCAGACCCTATGAATTTTAAAATATCAAATGAATCACCGGTTGGAAAGGCTTTAGTAGGCAAAAAAGTAGGCGAGATAGTAGAAGTAGTAGTTCCAGATGGTATGAATAAATTTGAAATACTAGGAATAAGTAGAAGTTAA
- the lysS gene encoding lysine--tRNA ligase, producing the protein MSTEEMSMQELESQYNEQEGLRRDKLAELQKEGKDPFDVYKVERTHTSEQVKEKYDELEGKEVTVAGRIMSKRGQGKVVFSDIYDKDGKIQLFLKIDKVGEENLKQYKTFDLGDWVAATGEVFKTRTGEVTVNVNTFELTCKSLKPLPEKWHGLKDPDLRYRQREVDIITNSEVKDTFIKRSKVVSGIREFLENKGFLAVETPILAPIAGGAAAKPFITHHNTLDMDMYLRIAPELYLKRLIVAGFEKVYEMGRNFRNEGMSVRHNPEFTSIELYEAYSDYNDMMEITENMVAYVCEKINGTTKVTYQGTEIDFKPPWRRITMVDAVKEYGGVDFNEIKTNEEAQAIAKEKHLEFPKPLEKVTKGEVLNALYEEFGEANMIQPTFVMDYPVEISPLTKKKRGNPEFTERFEGFVFGRELCNAYSELNDPIVQRQRFEQQANERELGDDEAYMMDEQFMSALETGMPPTGGMGMGIDRLIMFLTDSASIRDVILFPTMRPQK; encoded by the coding sequence ATGTCAACAGAAGAAATGAGTATGCAGGAGTTAGAATCTCAATATAATGAACAAGAAGGTTTAAGAAGAGATAAACTAGCAGAATTACAAAAGGAAGGGAAAGATCCTTTTGACGTTTATAAAGTTGAAAGAACTCACACATCAGAACAAGTAAAAGAAAAATACGATGAATTAGAAGGCAAGGAAGTAACTGTTGCTGGAAGAATAATGTCTAAAAGAGGTCAAGGAAAGGTTGTATTCTCAGATATATATGATAAAGATGGGAAAATACAATTGTTTTTAAAGATTGATAAAGTAGGCGAAGAAAATTTAAAACAATATAAGACATTTGATTTAGGAGATTGGGTTGCAGCTACTGGAGAAGTATTTAAGACAAGAACTGGAGAAGTAACTGTAAATGTAAATACATTTGAATTAACTTGTAAGTCTTTAAAACCACTTCCAGAAAAGTGGCATGGATTAAAAGATCCAGACTTAAGATACAGACAAAGAGAAGTAGATATAATTACAAATTCAGAAGTTAAAGATACTTTTATAAAAAGAAGTAAAGTTGTTTCTGGAATAAGAGAATTCCTAGAAAATAAAGGATTCTTAGCAGTAGAAACTCCTATTCTTGCACCAATAGCAGGGGGAGCAGCAGCTAAGCCATTTATTACTCATCATAATACTTTAGATATGGATATGTATTTAAGAATTGCACCAGAATTATATCTTAAAAGATTAATAGTTGCAGGATTTGAAAAAGTATATGAAATGGGAAGAAATTTCAGAAATGAAGGAATGTCAGTTAGACATAATCCAGAATTTACATCTATTGAATTATATGAAGCATATTCAGACTATAATGATATGATGGAAATCACGGAAAATATGGTAGCATATGTTTGTGAAAAGATAAATGGAACTACTAAAGTTACTTATCAAGGGACTGAAATAGACTTTAAGCCACCTTGGAGAAGAATTACTATGGTTGATGCTGTAAAGGAATATGGCGGAGTAGACTTTAATGAAATTAAAACAAATGAAGAAGCTCAAGCTATAGCTAAAGAAAAACATTTAGAATTCCCTAAGCCTTTAGAAAAAGTAACAAAGGGAGAAGTGCTAAATGCTTTATATGAAGAATTCGGTGAAGCAAATATGATTCAACCTACATTTGTAATGGATTATCCAGTTGAAATTTCACCTCTTACAAAAAAGAAGAGAGGAAATCCAGAATTCACTGAAAGATTTGAAGGATTCGTATTTGGTAGAGAACTTTGTAATGCATACTCAGAATTAAATGATCCTATAGTTCAAAGACAAAGATTTGAACAACAAGCTAACGAGAGAGAGCTTGGAGATGATGAAGCATACATGATGGATGAACAATTCATGAGCGCTCTTGAAACAGGTATGCCACCAACAGGTGGAATGGGCATGGGTATAGATAGATTAATAATGTTTTTAACTGATTCAGCATCAATTAGAGATGTTATATTATTCCCAACAATGAGACCACAAAAATAG
- a CDS encoding glycine--tRNA ligase: protein MAVEKTMDKIVALCKNRGFVFPGSDIYGGLANSWDYGPLGVEFKNNVKKAWWKKFVQESPYNVGLDSAILMNREVWVASGHVGGFSDPLMDCKECKARFRADKLVEDHMTANGAEVASADGWTNEELKEYIEKHEIVCPKCGKMNYTEIRKFNLMFKTFQGVTEDAKSEIYLRPETAQGIFVNFKAVQRTSRKKVPFGIAQIGKSFRNEITPGNFTFRTREFEQMELEFFCKPGTDLEWHKYWKDYCWNFLLNLNVKPESLRMRDHGEEELSFYSNATSDIEYLFPFGWGELWGIADRTDYDLNKHQEHSGQDLSYLDQTTNEKYMPYVIEPSLGADRVALAFLVEAYDEEELEGGDVRTVMHLHPALAPFKAAILPLSKKLSERALDIYADLSKKFNLDFDETGSIGKRYRRQDEIGTPYCITIDFDTIEDESVTIRNRDTMEQERVKISELENYIQKSLEF, encoded by the coding sequence ATGGCAGTAGAAAAAACGATGGATAAAATTGTAGCACTTTGTAAAAATAGAGGATTTGTATTTCCGGGATCAGATATATATGGTGGATTGGCAAATTCATGGGATTACGGCCCTTTAGGCGTAGAATTCAAAAACAATGTTAAAAAGGCATGGTGGAAAAAGTTTGTTCAAGAAAGTCCTTATAACGTAGGATTAGACTCAGCGATTTTAATGAACAGAGAAGTTTGGGTTGCGTCAGGTCATGTTGGTGGATTCTCAGATCCTCTAATGGATTGTAAAGAATGTAAGGCAAGATTTAGAGCAGATAAATTAGTTGAAGATCATATGACAGCTAATGGAGCAGAAGTGGCATCAGCTGATGGTTGGACTAATGAAGAACTAAAAGAATATATTGAAAAGCATGAGATAGTATGTCCTAAATGTGGAAAGATGAATTATACTGAAATAAGAAAATTCAATCTTATGTTCAAAACCTTCCAAGGTGTTACTGAAGATGCTAAATCAGAAATATATTTAAGACCAGAAACAGCACAAGGTATATTTGTAAACTTTAAAGCAGTGCAAAGAACATCAAGAAAGAAAGTACCATTCGGTATAGCTCAAATTGGTAAATCATTTAGAAATGAAATTACTCCGGGTAATTTTACATTTAGAACAAGAGAATTTGAACAAATGGAATTAGAATTTTTCTGTAAGCCTGGAACAGATTTAGAATGGCATAAATATTGGAAAGATTATTGCTGGAACTTTTTACTTAACTTAAATGTTAAGCCAGAAAGTTTAAGAATGAGAGATCATGGAGAAGAAGAATTATCATTCTATTCAAATGCAACGTCTGATATAGAATACTTATTCCCATTTGGTTGGGGTGAACTTTGGGGAATCGCAGATAGAACTGATTATGATTTAAATAAGCACCAAGAACATTCTGGTCAAGATTTAAGTTATTTAGATCAAACAACTAATGAAAAATATATGCCATATGTTATAGAACCATCATTAGGTGCTGATAGAGTTGCGTTAGCATTTTTAGTTGAAGCTTATGATGAAGAAGAATTAGAAGGCGGAGATGTTAGAACAGTAATGCATTTACATCCAGCTTTAGCTCCATTTAAAGCGGCTATATTACCTCTTTCTAAAAAGTTATCAGAAAGAGCGTTAGATATTTATGCAGATTTAAGCAAAAAGTTTAACCTTGATTTTGATGAAACAGGAAGTATAGGAAAGAGATATAGAAGACAAGATGAAATAGGAACACCATATTGTATAACAATTGATTTTGATACTATAGAAGATGAATCGGTTACTATTAGAAATAGAGATACTATGGAACAAGAGAGAGTTAAAATAAGCGAATTAGAAAACTATATTCAAAAAAGTTTGGAATTTTAA